CCGGCGACGCCGGTCAGCGACCTGACGCTCACCAGTGACCGGGCGCGCAGCAGCGTGAAGATGATGTACGCCACGAGCGGCGCGTCGTGGGGCGTCTCCTACTCGCTCATCCTCGGCGCGGCCGGTCGGATCGAAGGGGCGGCGTCGATCATGAGCGGTACGCTCGACCTGGCGAATGCCGAGGTGCAGTTGCTCGCCGGGGACATTGGTGTGCAGGCACCGAGCCGGTCGCCTCAGGCGTACGCGATGGCGGCCAAGGGTCGCGGGTCGCACGATCAACGCCTTCGACGATGTCCGCGCCGTCTCAGGAAGCGGTCGGCGAGGCGCGGCTCTACACGTTGCCGGGGCGGATCACCTTCACGCCCGGGACGCAGCTGGTCACGCCGCTCTTCGACCCGACGCCGGCTCGCGCCGAGCGGCGCTTCACGGTGTCAGGCGGCATTCCGTTCTGGGGCGGCTTCGCGCAGGAAGAGGATGAACGCGAGGTGCCGGTCGCGGTCACGTACCGCCTCGAGCGGAAGCTCGGCACGACCTTCGGCGACCTCCCGCTCCCGGTGGCGGCGTGCAGGTCTTCGACACCGACAAGGCGGGGCGGCTGCAGTTGATCGGGATGGGTGCGATCGGCCACACCGCACCTGGAGAGGAGCTCAACGTCTCGACCGGGACCGCGTTCGACGTGACGGCCAAGCGGACGCAGACGGCGTTCACGACCACGCGCAGCACGGCGCCAAACACCAATCGCACCATCGCGATGGCGTCGTATCGCGTCGACCTGCAGAACGCCAAGGACTCGGCGGTGGTGGTCGAGGTGCGCGAGGATCGCGGCGGCGAGTGGTCGATCGTCGAGAGCTCGGTGCCGGTGCAGAAACGCTCGGCGACCCGCGCCGTCTTCCCGGTGACGGTGCCGGCCAAGGGGAAGGCGACGTTGACCTACCGCGTGCGCGTGGTCTGGTGACCCCCATCACGCTGCTGCAGTGCTCCGACCTGCATTTCGGTCGGGACGCCGACTTGGCACAGGTGGCCGGGCTCGAAGCCCTGGCCACCGCCCTGTCGCCGTCGGCGGTCGTCATCGCCGGCGACCTGACGCAGCGTGCCCGGCACGGTGAGTTCCAGCGCGCGCTCGACTTCGTGCAAGCGATGCGCCGAATCGCCCCGACGCTGGTGGTGCCCGGCAACCACGATGTCGAGTGGTGGACCACACCATTCGACGTCATCGGCGCGGCCGCGAAGTACGAGAAGTACACCCGCTACTTCGGCGTCGACCTCACGCCGACGCTGGTCATCGAAGGCGCGGTGCTCTGCGGCGTGCTGACCTCGTACGGCGTCACCGCCGGCTCGATGACGTACAACCTGAACGACATGGCGGTGAAGGGGCACCTGCCGGCGCGGGAAACCGAACGCGCCGGCACCCGCTTCGCGGAAGAAGGCCCGGAGTTGCTGCGCGTCATGGTCATGCATCAGAACCTGCTGCGCGGCCGCATTTCGCAGCGCATGGGACTGGCCCGCTGGCGCGCGGCCTGGCGCCAGGTGATGGGCGCCGGCACCGACCTGGTGCTCTGCGGTCACGATCATGAAGAGGGCGCCGGCACGCTGCCCAACGGCGTCATCGTCGCCACCTCGAGTACCCACACGTCACGCACCCGCGGTCATCGTCCGTCGGCCTGCAACGTCATCACCGCCGACGACGAGTCGATCACCGTGCGTCACTATCTCTGGGAAGCGGCCCTCGGCCTCTTCCAGCCCGGCCCCGAACACGCCTTTGCTCGGCCACGCGTCGCCGACCCCGCTGCCGCCCGTGGCTGAGGTCGCCGAACGTCTCGGAAGCCTCGCCGCCGAGCCACAGCTCTCCCTCGGACTCGATGTCGATCCCGAACGCGCGCTGCCCGATCGTCTCTTCCGCCTCGGTCTTGCGCCCGGCACCATGGTCACACTGACGCGCAATCGCACCGTGCTGGTGAGCCATCATCCGCGCTACGGGCTCCGGCTGCACGCGGGCTATGCGTGGGCACCGGATGACGTCCTCTCGGCGATCCTCACCTTCCTGCGACCGCGCGTCTCGAAGGCGGAACGCCTCGTCGCGCGGCGCCGCTTCCTCGCCTTTCCCGTCGACCGCCACGCGCCGTCGCGGGTCACGCCGCATCGTGGCCCGCGCCCCGTCGCGCCGGAACACGAAGTCATCATCGGCCGGCTGATGCGGCTGCACGAGATCCTCAACGCCCGGCACTTCCAGGGCGCGCTCGGCACCATCCCGATCCGCCTCTCCGACCGGATGTCGACGCGCCTGGGTGAGTTCCGCGCCGATCACGACGGTCGCCCCGTCGAGATCACCCTCTCCCGGCGTCACGTCCGCCGCGACGGCTGGCCCGCCGCGACCGAGACGCTGCTGCACGAGATGGTGCACCAATGGCAGTGCGAGACAGGCCACCCGCTCGACCACGGCGTCTCCTTCCGCCGGAAGGCGAAGGAAGTGGGGATCCGACCGAACGCCACGGCGCCGGCGGGGTATCCCTCGCATCTCGATCTCTACGGAACGATTGCATGAAGCCGCTCGCCCCGCTCCATCCCGCGCCCCTGCCGGCTTTCCGGCAGGTGGACCTGATGAACACCGAGTCGCTGCTGACCGCGGAGGAGCGCGCCCTCCGTGATCGGGTTCGCGCCTGGGTCGACACGGCGCTGATGCCGAACATTTCGCAGTGGTACTTCGACGGCGTCTTCCCGCATCACCTGGTTGGCGAGATGGCCGGGCTCGGGCTGCTCGGACCGACCATCCCGGCGGAGTACGGCGGTCCGGGGCTGTCGGGCGTGGCGTACGGACTCATCATGCAGGAACTCGAGCGCTGCGACTCCGGCATACGCTCGTTTGCCTCGGTGCAGAGCTCGCTGGTGATGTATCCGATCTGGGCCTTCGGGTCGGAAGCACAGAAGCAGTCGTGGCTGCCGAGGATGGCGCGTGGTGAAGTCATCGGCTGCTTCGGCCTCACCGAGCCGGAGTTCGGCAGCAATCCCGCCGGAATGATCGTCAACGCCGACGAGACTGCCGACGGCTGGACGCTGCACGGCACCAAGAAGTGGCTCTCCAACGGGCCGTCGGCGCATGTGGCCGTGGTCTGGGCCAAGACGAACGGTTCCGACGACCCGAAGAGCATCCGTGGCTTCCTCGTCCCGACGAACACGCCCGGGGTCACGGTGCACCGCGTCGACGACAAGCACTCGCTCCGCGTCTCGGAGTCGAGTGCGATGACCTTCGACCAGGTGAAGCTGTCGAAGGACGCCCTCCTTCCGGGTTCGGGCGGGGTGAAGAGCCCGCTGATGTGCCTCACCCAGGCGCGCTACGGGATTGTCTGGGGCGCATTGGGTGCCGCCCTCGCCTGCTTCGACGAGGCGCTCCAGTACGCCTTGCAGCGCGAGATGTTCGGCAAGCCGATCGCCGGCACGCAGCTGCAGCAGGAGCGGCTCGCCGAGATGGCGACGAAGGTCACCAACGGACAGCTGCTCGCGCTGCAGCTGGGCCGCCTCAAGGACCAGGACGCCATGACCCCGGTGCAGG
The window above is part of the Gemmatimonadota bacterium genome. Proteins encoded here:
- a CDS encoding metallophosphoesterase translates to MTPITLLQCSDLHFGRDADLAQVAGLEALATALSPSAVVIAGDLTQRARHGEFQRALDFVQAMRRIAPTLVVPGNHDVEWWTTPFDVIGAAAKYEKYTRYFGVDLTPTLVIEGAVLCGVLTSYGVTAGSMTYNLNDMAVKGHLPARETERAGTRFAEEGPELLRVMVMHQNLLRGRISQRMGLARWRAAWRQVMGAGTDLVLCGHDHEEGAGTLPNGVIVATSSTHTSRTRGHRPSACNVITADDESITVRHYLWEAALGLFQPGPEHAFARPRVADPAAARG
- a CDS encoding SprT-like domain-containing protein, whose product is MAEVAERLGSLAAEPQLSLGLDVDPERALPDRLFRLGLAPGTMVTLTRNRTVLVSHHPRYGLRLHAGYAWAPDDVLSAILTFLRPRVSKAERLVARRRFLAFPVDRHAPSRVTPHRGPRPVAPEHEVIIGRLMRLHEILNARHFQGALGTIPIRLSDRMSTRLGEFRADHDGRPVEITLSRRHVRRDGWPAATETLLHEMVHQWQCETGHPLDHGVSFRRKAKEVGIRPNATAPAGYPSHLDLYGTIA
- a CDS encoding acyl-CoA dehydrogenase family protein; translated protein: MNTESLLTAEERALRDRVRAWVDTALMPNISQWYFDGVFPHHLVGEMAGLGLLGPTIPAEYGGPGLSGVAYGLIMQELERCDSGIRSFASVQSSLVMYPIWAFGSEAQKQSWLPRMARGEVIGCFGLTEPEFGSNPAGMIVNADETADGWTLHGTKKWLSNGPSAHVAVVWAKTNGSDDPKSIRGFLVPTNTPGVTVHRVDDKHSLRVSESSAMTFDQVKLSKDALLPGSGGVKSPLMCLTQARYGIVWGALGAALACFDEALQYALQREMFGKPIAGTQLQQERLAEMATKVTNGQLLALQLGRLKDQDAMTPVQVSLAKRHNVDMACDVAREARRLLGANGILGGWHAMRHMANLESVYTYEGTHDMHTLIVGQELTGIPAYR